A portion of the Camelus bactrianus isolate YW-2024 breed Bactrian camel chromosome 25, ASM4877302v1, whole genome shotgun sequence genome contains these proteins:
- the ERICH5 gene encoding glutamate-rich protein 5 gives MGCSSSSLNKASDSNRLHSEESESCFVQPKPRTLGRESTLYGKVQKESLPPLEEHTVSAVSTANCVKPLGEQPLAEDAADTPGSTEGTQPPEGLKESGPPQLGGKDDIAEAEEEKDVEAATEAPPFKGSAEADPVGAEAKSQPLRTAGEGASPGAVEGTENPPTATEVGLLETAEEIPPLEAAGEPPSQEALGKDEQSQLPETVPKETESPEMLEGGLLVETAEKQQLQGTLGEDKESPLVETIPKEASLEVLDESQLEGAGEEQQLQGTLGKDKQPRCLETIPREDETAEVLDRSQLVGTAGESDSLHKTPEGPGNVEQIQPERIAGSLDHPSGALDTGANVERIRRSHTDDGDQHVEGETGEKVETEMENENVSEGAETKEEETGEAVGLSGAT, from the exons ATGGGCTGCTCCAGCAGCTCCCTCAACAAAGCCAGCGACAGCAACAGGCTCCACAGCG AAGAAAGTGAGTCCTGCTTTGTCCAACCAAAGCCACGTACACTGGGGAGAGAATCTACTTTATATGGCAAGGTACAAAAGGAAAGCCTTCCTCCACTGGAAGAGCACACGGTTTCTGCCGTGTCTACAGCGAATTGTGTTAAACCCCTCGGAGAACAGCCCCTGGCAGAGGATGCTGCAGACACACCAGGGTCCACAGAAGGAACTCAGCCCCCAGAGGGACTGAAGGAGTCTGGGCCACCTCAGCTGGGTGGCAAAGATGATATTGCAGAAGCAGAAGAGGAGAAGGACGTGGAAGCAGCGACAGAGGCTCCGCCTTTTAAAGGAAGTGCTGAGGCTGACCCTGTAGGAGCAGAAGCCAAGAGTCAACCTCTGAGGACAGCGGGAGAGGGGGCCTCCCCCGGAGCAGTGGAAGGTACTGAGAATCCACCAACTGCCACAGAGGTGGGGCTTCTAGAAACAGCTGAGGAAATTCCACCTCTGGAAGCAGCTGGAGAGCCACCATCTCAAGAAGCTCTGGGAAAGGATGAACAGTCCCAACTCCCAGAAACAGTTCCCAAGGAGACAGAATCCCCAGAAATGTTGGAAGGAGGTCTGCTTGTGGAAACAGCTGAAAAGCAGCAACTTCAGGGAACTTTGGGAGAAGACAAAGAGTCGCCGCTTGTAGAAACAATCCCCAAAGAGGCGTCTCTGGAAGTTTTGGACGAAAGTCAGCTtgagggagcaggggaggagcaGCAACTTCAGGGAACGCTGGGGAAAGATAAGCAGCCACGATGTCTAGAGACAATTCCCAGAGAGGATGAAACAGCAGAAGTCCTGGACAGAAGTCAGCTTGTGGGAACAGCTGGAGAGAGTGACTCACTCCACAAAACCCCTGAAGGTCCAGGAAACGTGGAGCAGATCCAACCTGAAAGAATAGCTGGAAGTCTGGACCATCCATCAGGAGCTCTAGATACCGGGGCAAACGTGGAAAGGATCAGGAGAAGTCACACTGACGACGGAGACCAACATGTCGAAG